The Methanofastidiosum sp. DNA segment TGAAAAAACTTATTTTATCAATTATTGTTGGAATTTTACTAGTTTCTATTTTATCAGGATGTGCATCAGAAGAAAAAGCCATATGGACAAAAACCTATGACAGTGGAAAAGATGACTTTGCTTTAGGAGTTACAACTGATGTTAGTGACAATGTCATAGTAACAGGATATACTTCAAATGGAAACAATAATGATATTTATACAATAAAATATAATAAAGACGGAAATCTTGAATGGACAAAAACCTATGACAGTGGAAAAGATGATTATTCCATAGCAGTCGTATCAGATTCTACCAATAATATACTAGTTACTGGTTTTATCAATAATGGAACAAACAATGACTTCTTCACAATCAAATACGATTTAAATGGCAATATTCTTTGGACTAAATCCTTCAACAGTGGAAACAATGAAGATGCTCTTGGCATTGCAATTGATTCAAAAGATAATATAATAATCACAGGCGAGCATTTTAGTAGTTCAAATGTGAACTTTTATACTATTAAATACAGTCCAGATGGTAATGTCTTATGGGAAAAATCCTATGATGGCGGAGATAAAGAGTCTCCATTTGATGTAGCAACCGATACAAATGATAACATAATAATTTCAGGATATTCCAATACTGGTTCAAGTTATGATTTCTTTACACTAAAGTATGATAAAGACGGCAATATTCTTTGGAAGAAAGAATATGATGGAGGAAATACTGATAAGGCATATGAAGTAGCAACTGACTCAAACGATAATATAATCGTTACCGGGGAATCTTTTAATGGCGCTAATGTTGATTTCTTAACTATAAAATACGACCAAAATGGAAATATAATATGGACAAAAACTTACGATGGGGGCAATGACGACTATTCCTTGGGCATAGCAACAGATTCAATAGGCAATATCATTGTAACAGGTTATACTTCCAAAGATAAAATCAAGAGCTACTATACAATCAAATACGATCCATTTGGCAATGTTATATGGGAAAAGTTATACAACAGTGGAAAAGATGATTATTCATTTGACGTTGCTGTGGATACAAATAATAAAATCGTAGTAACTGGCTACGTCTTCAATGGAACAAACAATGACTTCTTTACAATCAAATATTAATTTATTTTTTAATCAACATTTCAGGAACGGTAGTAATTGCGCCCTTTGCTTCCCTTATATCCATTCCGAGGGTACACCCAAAGGATACCAGTGTCAAAGGGGTCTTTACTTCATGTGTATCTCTGGCACCAGAAGTTAAAACTAATGGAAACAAGAATTTTCGATATGCCTTTAATAACTCTCTATAATTTTCTAAAGCCTTCACCCTTCGGTATCTTTGATTATTAATAAAATCTTGGAGATTTAATTCAAAACCAATTAAATTTTCCTTTGCAAGGTCAAAACAGACGCTATCTAAATTATCAGGATTTGACATCAAAGTTATTTCTTTAATCTTAAGTGCTTCTCTGTTATCCTTTGAATCCCTGCCCTTGAAGATTATCACATCTATTCCGTCAGCTTTTCTAATAATCTTTTTGGCATTTTTTGATTCATCATCAATTTCAATCCCAAGGAGAGTATTTTCTTTTTTATTCTTGTCAAAGCTTTCCAGAACTTCTTTGTAAGTATCTATATTGACTTGTTTAACTAAAGCAGTTTTTGAAAAATAAGATGAAGGGTATCCCCTTAGATCAATTGCTGAATAGTAACTTCCCATTCTCGATAACCTTTTCCCTACTTTTTGGATAGGTGACAAACTTCATGGAAATTAATATGTCACCATTATCATCAATAGTGAAATCATCGTTATATAATCTTTCCTTGTTCATCCTGACAAAAAGTATCCCGTCTTCATCCAATCGCCTTTCTAGAGTTTCAAGAACATGGGCCTTGTCGATTATGCTTATAAAATTTGATATGAAGTCCTTAATCTCTTTGTTTCTAGAAAGCTCAACAGTCACAATATTTATCTCATTGCCAAAGTGGCCGTATGTTTTGTTTATATTATAAGTAACTTCAAAAGAAAAAAATTTAGAAAGTAAAGATTTTACTTTCTCTATGTCTTCAGTTGCATGTGAAAAAGTTTCTATTTGTATCCATGCGATACCAAACGGATTCAACCTTACTTACCTCTGTTTCCTCGGGCTTTAAGTGAAGGCCTTAACTTCTCAGCGCCTGTTCCTTTGTTTCTAAGTCCTCTAGATCTCTTTCCTGCTGAGGTCAAACCCCTGAATACTCTTCTCTTGTGCTGTCTTTCACATATCCAGTTAATTCTTGGGTCTGCAAATATCTCAGGTGCAAAAGGATCAACTAGAATGACTTCATAAAAGACACGCTGACCGTCTTCTCCAACCCAGTATGAATTTAATACTTCAAGATTTGGAAACTTTCTTTGAACACGCTCTTCTGCAATCCACTTGAGGCTCTTTTTAGGAGAATATCTCAAAATACCTTTTGTTGCCGGTCTTCTACCACCTTTTATTGTGGGCCTCTTTCTCCCACCTCTTGCAACTTTTGTTCTTGCAACAATAAATCCTTTCTTTGCTTTGTAGCCAAGCTTTCTAGCTCTGTCGATTCTTGTTGGCCTTTCAATCTTTATTGTTGTAGGTTCTTTTCTCCACTGGATTAATCTTTCTGTCCAAAGTTCTCTTGTATACCCTTCTTTAGGCTTTTTCCAAGCCTCTTCCATATATTTGTAATATCCCAAATAAATCCCTCCTTATGGTTCGGCAAGCATTTCGCTTGAATCCACATTCCATAAGCTAGACAATTGATTTCTAAGGAGTTTTTAAAGGTTTCGAGAGAAATATCTCTAATTTTCCAGAAAATATATAAGTTA contains these protein-coding regions:
- a CDS encoding 50S ribosomal protein L15e, whose protein sequence is MGYYKYMEEAWKKPKEGYTRELWTERLIQWRKEPTTIKIERPTRIDRARKLGYKAKKGFIVARTKVARGGRKRPTIKGGRRPATKGILRYSPKKSLKWIAEERVQRKFPNLEVLNSYWVGEDGQRVFYEVILVDPFAPEIFADPRINWICERQHKRRVFRGLTSAGKRSRGLRNKGTGAEKLRPSLKARGNRGK